Proteins encoded within one genomic window of Sphingomonas cannabina:
- a CDS encoding SDR family oxidoreductase gives MTDTIEMIHEDALPGQESALEPKPDWRPRYPGSGRLQGQVAIVTGADSGIGRAVAALFAREGADIAIVYLCETEDALETKRIVEAEGRRAITLTADVGSKKMCERVVAETIDAFGRLDVLVNNAGEQHPDPDITDITEEQLRRTFQTNIFGMFFMVQAAMPHLKEGARIVNCTSITGYQGSKELLDYSSTKGAITAFTRSLSENLIGKGIRVNAVAPGPIWTPLNPFGGTRPEKMKGFGKDTPMGRAGQPNEVAPAFLFLACEDSSYMSGQVLHPNGGTVVNG, from the coding sequence ATGACCGACACAATCGAAATGATCCATGAGGATGCGCTTCCCGGACAGGAGAGCGCATTGGAGCCCAAGCCCGACTGGCGGCCGCGCTATCCCGGATCGGGGCGGCTCCAGGGCCAGGTCGCGATCGTCACCGGCGCCGACAGCGGCATCGGCCGCGCCGTCGCCGCGCTGTTCGCCCGCGAGGGCGCCGACATCGCGATCGTCTATCTATGCGAGACCGAGGACGCGCTGGAGACCAAGCGCATCGTCGAGGCGGAGGGCCGCCGCGCGATCACGCTGACCGCCGATGTCGGTTCGAAGAAGATGTGCGAGCGCGTCGTCGCCGAGACGATCGACGCGTTCGGGCGCCTCGACGTCCTGGTCAACAATGCCGGCGAGCAGCATCCCGACCCGGACATCACCGACATCACCGAGGAGCAGCTGAGGCGCACCTTCCAGACCAACATCTTCGGCATGTTCTTCATGGTGCAGGCGGCGATGCCGCACCTGAAGGAGGGCGCGCGCATCGTCAACTGCACCTCGATCACCGGCTATCAGGGATCGAAGGAACTGCTCGACTATTCGTCGACCAAGGGGGCGATCACCGCCTTCACCCGCTCGCTGTCGGAAAACCTGATCGGCAAGGGCATCCGCGTCAACGCGGTGGCGCCAGGGCCGATCTGGACGCCGCTCAACCCGTTCGGCGGGACGCGCCCCGAGAAGATGAAGGGTTTCGGCAAGGACACCCCGATGGGCCGGGCCGGCCAGCCCAACGAGGTCGCACCGGCCTTCCTGTTCCTGGCGTGTGAGGATTCGAGTTACATGTCGGGGCAGGTGCTGCACCCCAATGGCGGAACAGTCGTCAACGGCTGA
- a CDS encoding GGDEF domain-containing protein, with amino-acid sequence MKGAHVVRSEQAGSAPRQLFDRIGDFLTAQRLDPDPANYAFAYAILAYPDAPLAQAVARLTDGGVRLTLRDIEALGGEVTPGTGSERDRADGLIAQTQLQVEGFADIIQGLHAETHGFGRELAESADRIRQQQAALDNGSAAVAEVARITAAMVARVRTAEARLESATREAAELRAKLEEARDNARRDPLTDLPNRRAFEEAFASHAATDATMWLAVCDIDHFKSVNDRFGHAVGDRVLRAIAAALREACGNHLVARYGGEEFVVLFTDMDAGSARATLEIARELVATKRYRLRETDEPLGAVTFSAGLAPVAKGDTARAAFGRADRLLYRAKNEGRNCIRVG; translated from the coding sequence ATGAAGGGGGCTCACGTCGTCCGCTCCGAACAGGCCGGCTCAGCGCCGCGCCAGCTGTTCGACCGGATCGGCGATTTCCTGACGGCACAGCGGCTCGACCCCGATCCGGCCAACTACGCCTTCGCCTATGCGATCCTCGCCTATCCCGATGCGCCGCTGGCGCAGGCAGTGGCCCGACTGACCGACGGCGGCGTGCGGCTGACGCTGCGCGATATCGAGGCGCTGGGGGGCGAGGTCACGCCCGGCACGGGCAGCGAACGCGATCGTGCCGACGGGCTGATCGCGCAGACGCAGCTCCAGGTCGAGGGCTTCGCCGACATCATCCAGGGCCTTCATGCCGAGACCCATGGCTTCGGCCGGGAGCTTGCCGAGAGCGCCGACCGCATCCGCCAGCAGCAGGCCGCGCTCGATAACGGGTCGGCGGCGGTGGCGGAGGTCGCGCGGATCACTGCCGCGATGGTCGCGCGCGTGCGTACCGCCGAGGCACGGCTGGAGAGCGCGACCCGCGAGGCCGCGGAGCTGCGCGCCAAGCTCGAGGAGGCGCGCGACAACGCCCGGCGCGATCCGCTGACCGACCTTCCCAATCGCCGCGCCTTCGAGGAGGCGTTCGCCAGCCATGCCGCGACGGATGCGACGATGTGGCTCGCCGTGTGCGACATCGATCATTTCAAGTCGGTCAACGACCGCTTCGGACATGCGGTAGGCGACCGGGTGCTGAGGGCGATCGCCGCTGCGCTGCGCGAGGCCTGCGGCAACCATCTCGTCGCCCGCTACGGCGGCGAGGAGTTCGTCGTGCTGTTCACCGACATGGACGCCGGCTCGGCCCGCGCGACGCTGGAGATCGCGCGCGAGCTGGTCGCGACCAAGCGCTATCGCCTGCGCGAGACCGACGAGCCGCTGGGTGCGGTCACCTTCTCGGCTGGCCTGGCGCCGGTAGCAAAGGGCGACACGGCCCGCGCCGCCTTCGGCCGCGCCGACCGTCTGCTCTACCGGGCCAAGAACGAGGGCCGGAACTGCATTCGCGTCGGCTGA
- a CDS encoding peroxiredoxin, which yields MRLPLIAAAVAALLAVPAEAALAPGAKAPDFATRGAVAGKIVNVRLHDLLRKGPVVLYFFPAAYTGGCNAEAAAFAEKIPEFTRAGATVLGMSADSVDVLQKFSSEKCAGKFTVASAGPNVVKGYDVALGRSIKTPGGATINATSRTSYVIAPDGRVAYVHDDPSPTGHITGTLAAVQGLGKRRS from the coding sequence ATGCGCCTGCCCCTGATCGCCGCCGCCGTCGCCGCCCTGCTCGCCGTTCCCGCCGAGGCGGCGCTTGCCCCCGGCGCGAAGGCCCCCGACTTCGCCACGCGCGGCGCGGTCGCCGGCAAGATCGTCAACGTCCGCTTGCACGACCTGCTGAGGAAGGGCCCGGTCGTGCTCTATTTCTTCCCCGCCGCCTATACCGGCGGCTGCAACGCCGAGGCCGCCGCCTTCGCCGAGAAGATCCCCGAGTTCACCCGCGCCGGCGCGACCGTGCTCGGCATGTCGGCCGACTCGGTCGATGTGCTGCAGAAATTCTCGTCGGAGAAATGCGCCGGCAAGTTCACCGTCGCCAGCGCAGGGCCCAATGTGGTGAAGGGCTATGACGTGGCGCTCGGCCGCTCGATCAAGACGCCGGGCGGCGCGACGATCAACGCGACCAGCCGCACCAGCTACGTCATCGCGCCCGACGGCCGCGTTGCCTATGTCCACGACGATCCCAGCCCGACGGGGCATATCACCGGCACGCTCGCCGCGGTACAGGGCCTCGGTAAGCGGCGGTCGTGA